A stretch of DNA from Cryptosporangium aurantiacum:
ATCTTCACGACCCGGTTCGGCGCGCCGTACTCGCACGCCTACTACGGCGCGCAGATCTTCAAGGCCACCGTCAAGAAGCTCGACGGCGTACCGGATAGCACGACGCCGCACGACCTGCGTCACCACTACGCCAGCGTTCTACTGTCGAAGGGCGAGTCCGTCGTCGCGGTGGCCGAACGTCTTGGGCACGAGAACGCGAACCTCGTGCTGTCGACGTACGGCCACCTCATGCCCGACTCCGAGGATCGGACCCGCCGCGCGATCGACGACGCCTGGAACGGTGCCCCCGATGTGCCCCAGAACAAGCGCAAGCGAGTCTGACCAGCGGATACAGCAGAGACTCAGACGTTGAAGCGGAACTCGACGACGTCGCCGTCCTGCATGACGTAGTCCTTACCCTCCATGCGCACCCGCCCTCGCGACCGGGCTTCCTGCATCGTTCCGGCGCTCACCAGATCGTCGAACGACACCACCTCGGCCTTGATGAAGCCGCGTTGGAAGTCCGAGTGGATCACGCCCGCCGCTTCCGGCGCCGTGGCCCCGATCGGGATCGTCCACGCGCGGGCCTCCTTCGGACCGGCCGTGAGGTACGTCTGCAGGCCGAGCGTCCGGAAGCCCACCCGGATCAGCTGGTTGAGACCCGGCTCGTTCTGCCCGACCGATTCCAGTAGCTCTCGCGCCTCGTCCTCGGGCAGGTCGATCAGCTCGGACTCGATCTTGGCGTCCAGGAACACCGCTTCGGCCGGAGCCACCAGCGCGCGCAACTCGTCCAGGAAAGTGGCGTTGCCCAGTTCGTCCTCGTCGACGTTGAAGACGTAGAGGAACGGCTTCGTGGTGAGCAGGCTGAGCTCGCGCAGCACGTCCGCGTCGATGCCCGCGCGAGAAGCGCCGGCGTAGAGCGTCGTCCCCTCGTTCAACAGGGCAGATGCCGCGCGAGCGGCCTCCAGGACCGGGACCCGGTCCTTCTTCATCCGGGCTTCCTTCTCCAGCCGCGGGATCGCCTTCTCCAGCGTCTGCAGGTCGGCCAGGATCAGCTCGGTGTTGATCGTCTCCATGTCGTCGGCCGGGCTCACCTTGCCGTCGACGTGGACGACGTTCGGGTCGCTGAACGCCCGGATGACCTGGCAGATCGCGCTGGCCTCGCGGATGTTGGCGAGGAACGCGTTGCCGCGGCCCTGGCCGGTCGAAGCCCCACGCACCAGCCCCGCGATGTCGACGAAGCTCACCGCGGCCGGGACGATCTTCTGCGAGTCGAAGATCTTCGCCAGCGCCGTGAGGCGCTCGTCGGGTACACCGACCACGCCGACGTTCGGCTCGATCGTCGCGAACGGGTAGTTCGCCGCGAGGACGTCGTTCTTGGTCAGGGCGTTGAAGAGGGTCGACTTACCGACGTTCGGCAGGCCGACTATACCCAGCGTAAGGCTCACGCCGACCAAGGTTACGCGGCGACGTACGGCCGAGTCTCCCGGGCGTCGGCCAGCGCCGTTCCCCACCACACGAGCTGATCGAGCAGAACCTTCGCGGCGGCGTTCGGCCCGTCGGCGTCCAGCAGGGAACCGTCAGCGTCGAAACGCTCCCAGTGCCGGTCGAAACTGACCGTGTCGCGGACCGTCGCCGCGTGCAGCTCGGCGAAGACGAGCCGGAGGTGTTCGATCGCCCGCAGCCCGCCGCCGAGCCCGCCGTAGGAGACGAACCCGATCGGCTTGGCCTGCCACTCGGTGAAGTGCCAGTCGACGAGGTGCTTGAGCGCCGCCGGGAAGCTGTGGTTGTACTCCGGCGTCACGACCACGAACGCGTCCGCGGCAGCGAGCCGCCCGGCCAGTTCCTGTTGCTCGGCGGAGCGGGCGGCGACGTCGGTCAGCGCGTCGTGGCTCGGTGGCAGGACCCACGGCAGCTGCGCCTCCGCGGTGTCGACGACGTCGAGCTCGAAGGCTCCGTGCGCCGCGGCCTGCTGGGTGAACCACTGAGCGACCAGCGGCCCGAACCGTCCGTCACGCACGCTTCCGACGATGATCACGAGCTTCATTCCGAACTCCTTGGGTCACGAGAAGGACCTCTTCAGCGTGGGAGTCGTGAGCGGCCGGAGGAACGCCGAGCGAAGGCTGGCCCTCGCAGGGCGACGATAAGTCGCCGCGGCGCTACTAACCTCGGAAGGCGTGAGCGAAAACGAGCTGGGCGCGTTTCTGCGCTCCCGACGAGAGGCGCTCAGCCCGTCCGCGGTGGGGTTACCGACCGGCTCCCGGCGCCGGACGCCCGGGCTCCGGCGCGGCGAGCTGGCCACGCTGGCCGGGGTCAGCGTCGAGTACCTGGCCCGGCTGGAGCAGGGCCGCGACCGGCGCCCGTCCGCGCAGGTGATCGCCGCGCTGGCCGACGCGCTCCGGTTGTCGATGGCCGACCGTATTCAGCTCCGCCGGATCGCGAAGGCCGCGGACAACGCTCCGTGCCTGGTCATCGAGCCGCCGACCACGGTGGTTCGCCGGGAGGTCCGGATGGTGCTGGATCGCCTCGAGCCGACGCCTGCCGTGGTACTCAACCGGCTCACCGACGTGCTCGCGTGCACCGATGGGTACACCCAGCTGATGCGTCCGTTCGGGCTGTTCGACGGTGCGCGGCCGAACTTGACGCGGTACGTGCTCACCGACCCGCGCGCTCGGGAGGCCTACGCCGACTGGGCCGCGATCGCCGACGCCAGGGTCGCCGGCCTGCAGTTCGGTGTGAACGGGGCGGACCCGCACGTGGCCGCGCTGGCCGAGGAGCTGGCCGGCGCGGCCGGGGATGCGTTCACTACCAGGGCGTGCCGAGCGTCCGGGATGGTCGCGCCCACGGAGATCGAGGTGCTGCGCCATCCGGACGTCGGAGAGTTGCGGCTGCGGTTCGAATCGCTCGGGCTGGCCGACTCGGTGGCCGACGACCAGCGCCTCCTCGTCTACTTGCCGGAGGACGAGGAGACGTCCGGGAGGCTGGACAGGCTGGTCAGGACCGGCCCCCGGTCGGTGCCGGGCGCCGGAACCGCCGCGACCGGCTCGATCGACTCGCGTCCCGCCAGCTCGATCGGGCCGCGCGCCGCGGTCTCGACCCGGAATCGGGTCGCCAGCCAGCGCACCAGCAGCCCGTAGCTGACGATCACGAGGATGTCGGCCACCGCCAGCTGCCAGCCGGAGTCGGCCGCGGTCTCGTCCAGGGTCAGGCCGCCCACCGCGCTCACCGCCAGGCTGAGTGCGAGGACGTTGTTCACGACGTGCAGGGCGATGCCCGACTCCAGTCCACCGGTACGGATCGCCAGCCAGCCGGTGACGGCGCCGAACACCACGAGGTCGGCGAAGCCCCAGGGCGTCCCGACGCCGTGCAGCAGGGCGAAGACCAGCGTCTGGACGCCGATCGCGATCCAGCGCCACCGGACGAACGCGCCGACCGACTGCAGCAGCCAGCCACGGCACAGGTACTCCTCGGCGGCAGCCTGGAACGGCACCAGCGCGAAGACCAGGAGCAGCGCCGGGCCGAACGTGGCCCAGCCCACCCACTGGTAGTCGTCGCCGCTGTCGGAGCCGGTCAGCGCGTACAGCCCGACGGCCAGCCCCAGCGCGAGCAGCGTCATCGGCACCGCCAGCAGCACGCAGCCGAGCAGCCAGCGCCAGCGCAATCGGCCGCGCACCGAGGAGAGCGTCCCCGGACGGCGGCCCTGGGTCCACCACGCGGCGAGCAGGATCAGGGGCAGGACGATCGCGATCGAGCCGAGGCCGACGCCGAGTTCGGCGAGCGGGCTGAACTCCGGCGTCTTCGCCGAGCCGCTGGCGATCATGAATGGGATGAAGACCACCAGCGAGCCGAAGAACACGACGAACAGGTAGGCGACCGGCATCAGAATGAACCCGAGAAGGGTCTTCCACCACCGATTCGTCGCCGTGCGGGCGAGGCGGTGGTAGGGAATCTGCGGAAGGGTGTGTGTCAGCATGCGTCCAGCGTCCGGTCGGCGCGGCCGGATCTCGTCGGCTCTGGGCAGGATCCGACTCTCTACCCAGCGATAGAGAGCTGACAGTGTGTGCGCGGCGGACCCCCTATCGTCGGTGCCGATGAAGACCTGGTTGCTCCCGATCCTGCTGGCCACCGCGCAGCTCGCGTGGTGGCCGGGGAGCGTGCTCGCGGGGTACGAAACGGTGGAAGCGACCGGTCCGGTGGTGACGACCGTCGGTGTGCTCGCGATCGTCGTCGTCACGGCCGCGCTCGGTCTGCGGCTGCGCCGCCCGGTGGTGGCGCTGGCGGGCGTGGTCGGCGGGCTCACGGTCGCGTTCCTGGTGACGCCGATCGACGCGCCGTTGCTGATCGGGGCGGCCGACCTGATCGCGCTCTACTCGGTCGCCGTGCGGGATCCGCAGCGCACGTGGTTGTCGCTGGGGTTGCTGGCACCGTGGCAGCTGGGCGTCGGAGCGATCGAGTACGGCTTCAGCGGCGAGTGGGTCATCGAGTCCGGCTTCCTGGTGGTCGGTTACCTGGTGACCGTCGGCGCGGGGATGGCTCGCCGGCAGTGGCTGGCCGGTCGTCGGGCCGCCGCGGACGCGCTGCGCCAGGCCGAGACCGCCCGCCGGGAGGCCGGGGACGGTGAGCGCCGTCGCCTCTCCGCCGAGCTGCACGACGTCAGCGCCCATCACCTCACGTCGATCGTCGTCACGATGAACGCGGCCCGTCGGCTGGCGGCCGGCCGGCCGGACCTGCTCGCCGAGAGCCTCGCGATGGCCGCGAACACCGGCCGGGAGGCGCTCACCGACCTGCGCGGCCTGCTGGCCGACGCCGGGCCGTCACCGGCCGGCGGGCAACTCACCGACCGGCTGGCCGAGCTCACCGACGCGTTCACCCGCCTCGGGCAGCAGGTGACGGTGGAGGCGCCGAACCTCGACACGCTGCCCCCGGCCGTGGCCGAGGCGGCGCACGCGATCGTGCGCGAGGCGCTGACCAACACGGTGCGCTACGCGCCCGGGGCCGCGGTCCGCGTCCGGCTGACCCTTACTACTCCTGCGGCGGACGCTCCACAGCTGGGCATCGTGGTCGAGAACGACATCGCGGCCGGTGCCGTCGGGGGCGCCGGGCGGCTCGGATCCGGCCGCGGGCTCACCGGGCTGCGGCGGCGCGCCACCGGCCTGGGCGGCACGCTGGACGCCGAGCCGCGGGCGGACGGCGGCTGGCGGGTAACGGCGTCGTTGCCGGTGGTCGAGCGGGGAGTACCGGGTGATGCACGCTGGTGGAGTGCACACCGCACTCCGGTGTTCGATCTCGCCGTCGTCGTCCTCATGCTGGCCGTGGGGATCGCCTCGCTCGTCATGCCGGACGAGGACACCTGGGCGATGGAGCCTGCCGTCCTGCGCACCTGGCCGACGCTGCTCGTGATCGCGCACGTGCTGCCGCTGTTGCTGCGCCGCCGGGCGCCGTGGCTCGCCTGGTTCGGGGTGTTCGCGACGTTCGGGCTCTGGCCGCTGTGGCTGTCGGAGGCCGGGGTGACCGACCGGCTCGCGGCCGCGGTGGTATTCGGGTTCTTCGCGGAGTTCGCCGCGGTCTACGCGGTCAGCGCGTACGCGCGGAACCGCTTGCTGAGCCTGCTGGTGATCCCGGCGAGCAGCGCGGTGCTGACCGTGGCGGTGACCGCCGAGTTCGCCACGGCCGGCTGGACGGTGGACGGCGATCGGGTGGAGCAGGCGGTCGCGGTCGCGATCGCGGTGTTCTCGGCGGCCCTGTTCGCGCTGCCGGCCACAGCCGTCTGGGGGTTGGGTTTTGCCGTCCGGGTGCGGCGCGACGGCGTGGTGCAGCGGGAGCACCAGGCCGTCACCACCGCGGTGGCCGCCGCCGAGGCGGAGGCGCGGGCCGAACGGTCGCGGCTGGTCACCGGGCTGCGGCAGCAGGTGCTCGAACAGACCGGCCTGGTGGTGGCCGCCGCCGAGAGCGAGGATCCGGACGAGGTGCTGCGGGCGGCGCGGGCCGCTCTGGCCGCGATGCGCGAGCTGCTGACCGCGCTCGATCCGCCGAGCGGCGTCGGCCCGACGCGGCTGCCGGTCGCCGCGCCGGCCCCGGCCGCAGGGCCGGGCGCGGGGCCGCGCGCGGGCGCGGATGGGGCGGCTGTGGCGGTGCCGGCGTGATTCGGGTGCTGGTCGTGGAGGACCAACCGGTGCTCCGAGCGGGCTTCGCCGCGATCCTCGACGCCGAGCCCGACCTGACCGTCGTCGGACAAGCCGGTGACGGCGCCGCCGGGGTCGAACTCGCCGCCGCGCTCGCACCGGACGTGGTGCTGATGGACATCCGGATGCCGGGCATGGACGGCCTCACCGCGACCCGGCTGCTGACCGACCGCCCGGCCGCGCCTGCCGTTGTGGTCCTCACCACGTTCGACCTGGACGCGTACGTGTACGAGGCACTGCGCGCCGGCGCCGCCGGCTACCTGCTCAAGGACGCCGAGCCGGACGAACTGCTGGCCGCGGTGCGCGTGGTGGCCGGCGGTGAGGCGATGCTGTCACCGACCGTGACCCGGCGGCTGATCGCCACGTTCGCCGACGGTGGGCCGCCGCCCGACCCGGACGCGGAGGCGGCGCTGGCGGGGTTGACCGGCCGGGAGCGCGAGGTGTTCGTGCTGCTGGCGTCCGGGCTGTCCAATGCGGAGCTGGCCGAACAGCTCGGCGTCGGCGTCGGCACGGTGAAGACGCACGTCAACGCGGTGCTCACGAAGCTGGGCGTCCGTGACCGGGTGCGGGCGACGATCCTCGCCTACGACCTGGGAGTCGTCAGGGCCAGGGCTCAGCGACCGGCGGGCGGGTCGTAGCGGCGGAGACGTCGCTTCACCGCGGCGACGTACCGGCGGCGGCGGCGCTGCTTCGCCCAGTCGACGGCGCGGGTGAGCACGGCGGGCAACCCGACGTCGACCGGGCCGACGTGATCACCGGACCGGCCGCCGAGGGCGGTGGTAGATGGGTTCGCCAGCGTCATGAGTCGATTCCACCCCCCGGAGCCATGCAGGAATTAAGCTCCGCCTGAGTAATTCGTCTCCGATCATTGTGCGCCCGTTGACACCTGAATGCTGTCAGCTATCCGGCGGACATCACAGATGGTCCGTGAGGAACTCGGTGATCCGCGCCACTGCCGGGTCGACGTACTCCGGGCGGTCGTACAGGTCGATGTGGTTGGTGGTCTCCAGCCACAGAATCTCCGCCGGGCCGCTGGTGCGCTCGAACACCGCGCGCGCCCCGTCCGGTGAGCAGAACGCGTCGGTCGTGCCGTGGACGACGAGCAGGGGCGTCGGCCCGAGGAAGTCGGCGCCCACCGCCAGGTCCACGGTGATCAGTTCGCGGACGGTCAGCACGGTCAGGCGGTTCACCCAGCCGGGGGTGGCCGACCGCTCGGTGCCGTAGTACGTGAACGGCTCCGCACCGGCCATCACCGCCGGTTCGGTCTCATCCGCGGACACCGCCGCGAGGTACTCGACCTGCCCGGTGCGGTACTGCGCGCCGGCCACCTCGGCGTAGCTCGCGAGCTGCGCCCGATAGGTCTCGGCGCCCATCGCCGCCCGCATCGCGGCCGGGTCGTTGTATCCGCCCGCGACGCACGCGACCGCGCGGATCCGCGGGTCGAACGCGGCGAACCGGAGCGCGTACCCGCCACCGAGACAGATGCCGACCGCGCCGATCCGGGCGGCGTCCACGGCCGGGTGAATCGTCAGCGCGCTGACCGCGTCACGCAGGTCGGCCAGCTTGCCCGCGGAGTCCTCGTGCTGGCGCGGTTCGCCCTCGCTGCCACCGAAGTTGCGATGGTCGAACGCGAGCGTGACGTAGCCGGCCGCGGTCAACCGCTCGGCGTACCCGCCGACGACCTGTTCCTTGACGCCGGACAGCGGGCCGGTGAAGACCAGCGCCGGCCATCCGCCCTCCGGTGCCGTGCCTGACGGGACCCGCAGGATCCCCGCCAGGGCCAACCCGTCGCTGTGGAACTCGAACGTCGTCTGCGTCACGTCGCCCAGGATCGCAGTCCACGCAACGGGCCGGTTATCAACAGGTCCGATTCCCGCCAGCCAGTGGGTGGGTGATGGCGGCAGGATCATGTTCGTGACCGCACTACTAGACCCCGACTTCTGCTACCGCGTGGCCCGCAGCCGCGACGCGCGGTTCGACGGGCAGTTCGTGCTGGGAGTGACTTCCACCGGCATCTACTGCCGTCCGAGCTGCCCGGCGATGACACCGAAGCGCGCCAACGTCCGCTTCTATCCGACTCCGGCGACCGCGCAGGCGGCCGGATTCCGGGCCTGCCTGCGCTGCCTGCCCGACGCGGCGCCCGGCTCACCCGACTGGAACCTCCGCGCCGACCTGGTCGGGCGCGCGATGCGGCTGGTCGGCGACGGCGTCGTCGAGCGCGACGGCGTCACCGGGCTGGCCGACCGGCTCGGCTACTCGGCCCGCCACCTCAACCGGCAGCTCATCGCCGAGCTGGGTGTCGGCCCGCTGGCGCTGGCGCGTGCCCGGCGGGCGCAGATCGCCCGCACGCTGATCGAGACCACGACGCTGCCGTTCGCGGACGTCGCGTTCGCCGCCGGGTTCAGCAGCATCCGACAGTTCAACGAGACCGTCCGTGAGGTCTTCGCGGCGACGCCCAGCGCGCTGCGCGCCAAGCGGCGCACGGCAGGCGGGCAGGTACCCGCCGCCGGGCCCGGAACCATCGCGCTGCGGCTGGCCTACCGCGAGCCGTTCGACGCGCCAGCGCTCTGGGCGTTCCTCGCCGCCAGAGCGGTTCCCCACGTCGAGGTCGTGGAGGGCGA
This window harbors:
- a CDS encoding response regulator, with amino-acid sequence MIRVLVVEDQPVLRAGFAAILDAEPDLTVVGQAGDGAAGVELAAALAPDVVLMDIRMPGMDGLTATRLLTDRPAAPAVVVLTTFDLDAYVYEALRAGAAGYLLKDAEPDELLAAVRVVAGGEAMLSPTVTRRLIATFADGGPPPDPDAEAALAGLTGREREVFVLLASGLSNAELAEQLGVGVGTVKTHVNAVLTKLGVRDRVRATILAYDLGVVRARAQRPAGGS
- a CDS encoding alpha/beta hydrolase, whose product is MTQTTFEFHSDGLALAGILRVPSGTAPEGGWPALVFTGPLSGVKEQVVGGYAERLTAAGYVTLAFDHRNFGGSEGEPRQHEDSAGKLADLRDAVSALTIHPAVDAARIGAVGICLGGGYALRFAAFDPRIRAVACVAGGYNDPAAMRAAMGAETYRAQLASYAEVAGAQYRTGQVEYLAAVSADETEPAVMAGAEPFTYYGTERSATPGWVNRLTVLTVRELITVDLAVGADFLGPTPLLVVHGTTDAFCSPDGARAVFERTSGPAEILWLETTNHIDLYDRPEYVDPAVARITEFLTDHL
- the ychF gene encoding redox-regulated ATPase YchF, producing the protein MSLTLGIVGLPNVGKSTLFNALTKNDVLAANYPFATIEPNVGVVGVPDERLTALAKIFDSQKIVPAAVSFVDIAGLVRGASTGQGRGNAFLANIREASAICQVIRAFSDPNVVHVDGKVSPADDMETINTELILADLQTLEKAIPRLEKEARMKKDRVPVLEAARAASALLNEGTTLYAGASRAGIDADVLRELSLLTTKPFLYVFNVDEDELGNATFLDELRALVAPAEAVFLDAKIESELIDLPEDEARELLESVGQNEPGLNQLIRVGFRTLGLQTYLTAGPKEARAWTIPIGATAPEAAGVIHSDFQRGFIKAEVVSFDDLVSAGTMQEARSRGRVRMEGKDYVMQDGDVVEFRFNV
- a CDS encoding helix-turn-helix transcriptional regulator, with translation MSENELGAFLRSRREALSPSAVGLPTGSRRRTPGLRRGELATLAGVSVEYLARLEQGRDRRPSAQVIAALADALRLSMADRIQLRRIAKAADNAPCLVIEPPTTVVRREVRMVLDRLEPTPAVVLNRLTDVLACTDGYTQLMRPFGLFDGARPNLTRYVLTDPRAREAYADWAAIADARVAGLQFGVNGADPHVAALAEELAGAAGDAFTTRACRASGMVAPTEIEVLRHPDVGELRLRFESLGLADSVADDQRLLVYLPEDEETSGRLDRLVRTGPRSVPGAGTAATGSIDSRPASSIGPRAAVSTRNRVASQRTSSP
- a CDS encoding histidine kinase, which gives rise to MKTWLLPILLATAQLAWWPGSVLAGYETVEATGPVVTTVGVLAIVVVTAALGLRLRRPVVALAGVVGGLTVAFLVTPIDAPLLIGAADLIALYSVAVRDPQRTWLSLGLLAPWQLGVGAIEYGFSGEWVIESGFLVVGYLVTVGAGMARRQWLAGRRAAADALRQAETARREAGDGERRRLSAELHDVSAHHLTSIVVTMNAARRLAAGRPDLLAESLAMAANTGREALTDLRGLLADAGPSPAGGQLTDRLAELTDAFTRLGQQVTVEAPNLDTLPPAVAEAAHAIVREALTNTVRYAPGAAVRVRLTLTTPAADAPQLGIVVENDIAAGAVGGAGRLGSGRGLTGLRRRATGLGGTLDAEPRADGGWRVTASLPVVERGVPGDARWWSAHRTPVFDLAVVVLMLAVGIASLVMPDEDTWAMEPAVLRTWPTLLVIAHVLPLLLRRRAPWLAWFGVFATFGLWPLWLSEAGVTDRLAAAVVFGFFAEFAAVYAVSAYARNRLLSLLVIPASSAVLTVAVTAEFATAGWTVDGDRVEQAVAVAIAVFSAALFALPATAVWGLGFAVRVRRDGVVQREHQAVTTAVAAAEAEARAERSRLVTGLRQQVLEQTGLVVAAAESEDPDEVLRAARAALAAMRELLTALDPPSGVGPTRLPVAAPAPAAGPGAGPRAGADGAAVAVPA
- a CDS encoding NADPH-dependent FMN reductase, producing the protein MKLVIIVGSVRDGRFGPLVAQWFTQQAAAHGAFELDVVDTAEAQLPWVLPPSHDALTDVAARSAEQQELAGRLAAADAFVVVTPEYNHSFPAALKHLVDWHFTEWQAKPIGFVSYGGLGGGLRAIEHLRLVFAELHAATVRDTVSFDRHWERFDADGSLLDADGPNAAAKVLLDQLVWWGTALADARETRPYVAA